In one Deltaproteobacteria bacterium genomic region, the following are encoded:
- a CDS encoding ABC transporter substrate-binding protein produces MKRRGKLLIGGVVICLILGLVALPLMGVGCKKVEKAIVIGCPLSTAFLYGWDAEKAITLAVEEINAAGGVKVGKKKLPFKVEVMDTRDLEPGVPVSEALLVVEKLILEKKADFIMGGPVRSEAALAAMDLLSKHKKVSILTTGALTPKYHARVAEEYDKFKYCFRISGEAKWMVGGEIIPCLLKIGEKHDLNSLFIMVQDVAHARAGGGIIAKIMAKKGWNVIGKPEIYPTGTTDFSMGLLKARDEKAQVILIWMDMPETSILLKQWYDMKVPALPFGSIIAAAEQPGFWKATEGKGEYCLANVVNAGNAPCEATPWTMKFFEAYKERWGIEPEGYGTSSSYMAPYVLKDAIERAGSLDSDKVVAALEKTDLMGVYGRIRFDPKSHQVIPSIDPEKGAVGTIFQWQAGKRVVVFPPKIAAGEIKLPPWMK; encoded by the coding sequence ATGAAAAGGAGGGGAAAATTACTTATCGGGGGGGTCGTTATCTGCCTTATCTTGGGTTTGGTAGCCCTGCCCCTTATGGGAGTGGGGTGCAAGAAGGTGGAGAAAGCCATCGTGATCGGTTGTCCCCTCTCCACAGCCTTCCTTTATGGCTGGGATGCGGAGAAGGCAATCACACTAGCGGTAGAGGAGATCAATGCCGCTGGGGGGGTTAAGGTCGGCAAGAAGAAGCTCCCCTTTAAAGTAGAGGTCATGGATACCCGTGATCTCGAGCCTGGGGTACCGGTAAGCGAGGCCCTATTGGTGGTGGAAAAACTCATCTTGGAGAAGAAGGCAGACTTTATTATGGGTGGTCCTGTTCGCTCCGAGGCGGCACTGGCGGCCATGGACCTATTATCCAAACACAAAAAGGTCTCTATTCTGACCACCGGTGCCTTAACACCCAAATACCATGCACGTGTTGCCGAGGAATATGACAAATTCAAGTATTGTTTTCGTATTTCAGGCGAGGCCAAGTGGATGGTAGGTGGAGAGATTATCCCCTGCCTGCTGAAAATCGGGGAAAAGCATGACCTAAACAGTCTGTTCATCATGGTTCAGGACGTGGCCCATGCCCGGGCCGGTGGCGGTATAATTGCCAAGATTATGGCAAAAAAGGGGTGGAATGTTATAGGAAAGCCGGAGATATATCCAACGGGTACAACCGATTTTTCTATGGGCCTGTTAAAGGCAAGAGATGAGAAGGCCCAGGTAATTCTCATCTGGATGGATATGCCGGAGACCTCTATCCTCCTCAAGCAGTGGTACGATATGAAGGTGCCGGCCCTGCCCTTTGGCTCCATCATCGCAGCAGCCGAACAGCCTGGTTTCTGGAAGGCGACCGAAGGGAAGGGTGAGTACTGCTTGGCCAATGTGGTGAATGCCGGCAATGCCCCTTGCGAGGCCACACCTTGGACCATGAAATTCTTCGAGGCATACAAGGAAAGGTGGGGGATAGAACCCGAGGGTTATGGGACTTCCTCCAGTTATATGGCACCCTATGTGTTGAAAGATGCCATCGAACGTGCCGGTTCCCTGGACTCTGATAAGGTTGTAGCTGCCCTGGAAAAGACGGACCTCATGGGGGTGTATGGCCGTATCAGGTTTGACCCCAAGAGCCACCAGGTCATTCCCTCCATTGATCCAGAGAAAGGTGCGGTAGGGACTATCTTTCAATGGCAGGCGGGCAAGAGGGTGGTGGTCTTCCCGCCCAAGATAGCCGCTGGTGAGATCAAACTCCCGCCTTGGATGAAGTAA